The region CAACAATTGATTATTAAAGATGTCTTAACCGAAAAATATGGAAAAACTGTTACGGATAAAAAAGTAAACGCGGAATATAAAAAACAAGAAGAATCTTATGGCGGAGCAGATGTATTTAAAAATGTCCTTGCTTCATCAGGCTTTACTGATTCTTCATACAAAGACACTATCCGTTTAAACTTATTGATTGAAGCTGCTGTCAAGGACCACACTAAATTTACAGATGAAGAAATTCAAACTGCTTATGATGCGTACACGCCTCCAATGACGGCTGCACATATTCTTGTTGCTGATGAAGATAAAGCAAAAGATTTGATTAAACAATTAAATGATGGTGCTGATTTTGCTACGCTTGCAAAAGAAAACTCAACAGACACCGGTACTGCTGAAAATGGTGGCGAATTGACATTTTCTACCGGAGAAATGGTGCCAGAATTTGAAGAGGCAGCTGCTAAGCTAGATGAAGGAAAAATAACAACTGAACCGGTAAAATCTGAATATGGTTACCACATCATTAAAATGGTTAAAAAACCAGAAAAAGGTTCGTTGAAAGAAGAACGTAAGACAATTGAAGACCAATTGCTTCAAGAAAAATTAGCTGATAGTGCCGGAATTCAAGAAATACTATCTACTATTATGCAAGATGCTAATGTAGTGATTAATGATGAAGACCTTTCTACTGCAATGGATGGCTATTTAAAATCAAGCGATACTTCATCAAGTACAACAGAATCAAAAGCTTCAGATTCAAAAGCTACTGACTCAAGTACTGCTGATTCTGAAAGCTCTGAAAAATAATACTAGTAACATGTAAAAGACCAATAGGAAATCGAAATCTCGATTTCCTGTTGGTCTTTTGTTTTTAATCTTCATCGATTTTTTCACTTAGCTGCGGCTTATAAAATATCCGATTGTCTAAACCAAAAATACGTTCAGTAAAGGCTCCTGGCTCTGTTCTGCTTAACGTTCCATCCAACATATTGATCGTAGCATCCAAATTGTCGATCATAAATAGAATTTCTGCTTCTTTTAGTTTTGGCTGAACGGGTGATCCATACTCTAATTTCCCATGGTGAGCTAAAATCATGTGTTTTAGCAAAATAACATCTTCACTTTTATCATCAATTTTAAGTGTTTGGCAAGCTTTTGTAATAACTTCATCTAGGATAACGATATGCCCAATCAAATTTCCTTCTAGCGTATATTCTGTTGAAATAGGACCAGATAATTCAATGACTTTTCCTAAATCATGTAAAATAACTCCTGAAAACAACAGGGGTTTGTTAATATCCTCATACTGATTTGCAATCGATTTCGCTATTCTCAACATTGAAATCGTATGAAAAGCTAAGCCTCCCATGAATGCATGGTGAAAACGTTTTGCAGCTGGATACTGAAAAAAATCTTTTTGATATTGATTTAAAAGATAACGAACAATTCGGTTCATATTAGCATTAGTGATTTCGAAAAGCGTTTCATTGATTTCTTCCATCATGTCTTCTTTTTTTAATGGAGCTCGTTCTATGAAAAGATCAGGTGTATTGGGTTCCCCTGCTTTCGTTACTCGTACTTTAAATATTTTGATTTGAGGTTTCCCCTGGTATAATTCTCTTTTCCCTGAAAGCTTTACGACATTTCCAGCAGTTAAGGCTGCAATATCTTCTTCAGAAGCGTCCCAAAATTTCCCATCCATTTGTCCACTCGTATCTTGAAAAGTAAAAGCAATGAATTTCTTTCCATTTTTTGCTACTCGAATATCCGCAGCTTTAATCAATAAATACAGTTCGAAGGTTTCGTCTACATTGTATTCAAATAATTTTTTATCCATTAGGCTCCCTCGCTTTCTATTGTAATCAGTATAACATTTCTATTTGCTCTTTTCGAAACTTAGACAACATTTGTTCATCAAAAGTAAAATAAAGTACTTGTGTTGTTTCACTTACTTGTTTCATTAATTCCAGCATTTGAGTTTTACGACTTTGATCAAAATTAACAAATCCGTCATCGATCATTAATGGCAAACAAACTATATCACTTGCATTTTTAACAAAAGCAAACCGCAAAGCAACATATAACTGTTCTGCTGTTCCTTGAGACAATTCGGCTGCATCAAAAATAACTCCATCTTGCCGTTTGACTTCTATTCTATTTTCTTTTATGAAAACATTTTGATAATTATTCTTTGTCAGCATCTTAAAGA is a window of Carnobacterium mobile DSM 4848 DNA encoding:
- a CDS encoding 3'-5' exoribonuclease YhaM family protein; this translates as MDKKLFEYNVDETFELYLLIKAADIRVAKNGKKFIAFTFQDTSGQMDGKFWDASEEDIAALTAGNVVKLSGKRELYQGKPQIKIFKVRVTKAGEPNTPDLFIERAPLKKEDMMEEINETLFEITNANMNRIVRYLLNQYQKDFFQYPAAKRFHHAFMGGLAFHTISMLRIAKSIANQYEDINKPLLFSGVILHDLGKVIELSGPISTEYTLEGNLIGHIVILDEVITKACQTLKIDDKSEDVILLKHMILAHHGKLEYGSPVQPKLKEAEILFMIDNLDATINMLDGTLSRTEPGAFTERIFGLDNRIFYKPQLSEKIDED
- a CDS encoding peptidylprolyl isomerase, which encodes MKKLILTTATVLAGLAIAGCADNTVASTTAGKISQDELYEAMKTTAGSSTLQQLIIKDVLTEKYGKTVTDKKVNAEYKKQEESYGGADVFKNVLASSGFTDSSYKDTIRLNLLIEAAVKDHTKFTDEEIQTAYDAYTPPMTAAHILVADEDKAKDLIKQLNDGADFATLAKENSTDTGTAENGGELTFSTGEMVPEFEEAAAKLDEGKITTEPVKSEYGYHIIKMVKKPEKGSLKEERKTIEDQLLQEKLADSAGIQEILSTIMQDANVVINDEDLSTAMDGYLKSSDTSSSTTESKASDSKATDSSTADSESSEK